One window from the genome of Oryctolagus cuniculus chromosome 1, mOryCun1.1, whole genome shotgun sequence encodes:
- the CYB561A3 gene encoding lysosomal membrane ascorbate-dependent ferrireductase CYB561A3 isoform X2, which produces MASGWFYLTCLVLGSLGSMSVLFTAYWMQYWRGGFAWDGSTHMFNWHPVLMVTGMVVLYGAASLVYRLPQSWVGPKLPWKFLHAGLHLMAFIFTVVGLVAVFEFHSHENIANLYSLHSWLGITTVILFACQWVLGFAVFLLPWASLWLRSLLKPIHVFFGASILTLSVASVISGINEKLIFSFFLLWPGIAVEDGPSPWASAPMWETRRRLLASDRCSSSCCSHWE; this is translated from the exons ATGGCTTCAGGCTGGTTTTACCTGACCTGCCTcgtgctggggtccctgggctCCATGTCTGTTCTCTTCACCGCCTACTGGATGCAGTACTGGCGTGGCGGCtttgcctgggatggcagcacccACATGTTCAACTGGCACCCAGTGCTCATGGTCACTGGCATGGTAGTACTTTATGGAGCTG CATCGCTGGTGTACCGTCTGCCGCAGTCCTGGGTGGGGCCCAAGCTGCCCTGGAAATTCCTCCACGCAGGCCTACACCTGATGGCCTTCATCTTCACCGTTGTGGGGCTGGTCGCAGTCTTCGAGTTTCACAGCCATGAAAATATCGCCAACCTCTACTCTCTGCACAGCTGGCTGGGCATCACCACTGTCATCCTCTTCGCCTGCCAG TGGGTCCTGGGATTTGCCGtcttcctcctgccctgggcaTCCCTGTGGCTGCGCAGCCTCCTGAAACCCATCCACGTGTTCTTCGGAGCCTCCATCCTCACCCTGTCTGTTGCCTCTGTCATTTCCGGCATTAACGAGAAGCTTATCTTCAGCTT ctttctgctatggcctgggatagcagtggaagatggcccaagtccttgggcctctgcacccatgtgggagacccgaaggaggctcctggcttcagatcggtgcagctccagctgttgcagccattgggagtga
- the CYB561A3 gene encoding lysosomal membrane ascorbate-dependent ferrireductase CYB561A3 isoform X1: MASGWFYLTCLVLGSLGSMSVLFTAYWMQYWRGGFAWDGSTHMFNWHPVLMVTGMVVLYGAASLVYRLPQSWVGPKLPWKFLHAGLHLMAFIFTVVGLVAVFEFHSHENIANLYSLHSWLGITTVILFACQWVLGFAVFLLPWASLWLRSLLKPIHVFFGASILTLSVASVISGINEKLIFSLKDPGKPYSSLPPEAVFANSTGLLVLAFGLLVLYILLASSWKRPEPGSLTDRQPLLHDGE, from the exons ATGGCTTCAGGCTGGTTTTACCTGACCTGCCTcgtgctggggtccctgggctCCATGTCTGTTCTCTTCACCGCCTACTGGATGCAGTACTGGCGTGGCGGCtttgcctgggatggcagcacccACATGTTCAACTGGCACCCAGTGCTCATGGTCACTGGCATGGTAGTACTTTATGGAGCTG CATCGCTGGTGTACCGTCTGCCGCAGTCCTGGGTGGGGCCCAAGCTGCCCTGGAAATTCCTCCACGCAGGCCTACACCTGATGGCCTTCATCTTCACCGTTGTGGGGCTGGTCGCAGTCTTCGAGTTTCACAGCCATGAAAATATCGCCAACCTCTACTCTCTGCACAGCTGGCTGGGCATCACCACTGTCATCCTCTTCGCCTGCCAG TGGGTCCTGGGATTTGCCGtcttcctcctgccctgggcaTCCCTGTGGCTGCGCAGCCTCCTGAAACCCATCCACGTGTTCTTCGGAGCCTCCATCCTCACCCTGTCTGTTGCCTCTGTCATTTCCGGCATTAACGAGAAGCTTATCTTCAGCTT GAAAGATCCAGGCAAGCCGTACTCCAGCCTGCCCCCCGAGGCCGTCTTTGCCAATAGCACTGGGTTGCTGGTGCTGGCCTTCGGGCTGCTGGTACTCTATATCCTTTTGGCTTCATCTTGGAAGCGGCCAGAGCCAGGGAGCCTCACTGACAGACAG CCTCTGCTGCATGACGGGGAATGA
- the CYB561A3 gene encoding lysosomal membrane ascorbate-dependent ferrireductase CYB561A3 isoform X3: MASGWFYLTCLVLGSLGSMSVLFTAYWMQYWRGGFAWDGSTHMFNWHPVLMVTGMVVLYGAASLVYRLPQSWVGPKLPWKFLHAGLHLMAFIFTVVGLVAVFEFHSHENIANLYSLHSWLGITTVILFACQWVLGFAVFLLPWASLWLRSLLKPIHVFFGASILTLSVASVISGINEKLIFSFLCCMTGNEVGRGFRSTWWCSLHSSQKRSYSWAPG; the protein is encoded by the exons ATGGCTTCAGGCTGGTTTTACCTGACCTGCCTcgtgctggggtccctgggctCCATGTCTGTTCTCTTCACCGCCTACTGGATGCAGTACTGGCGTGGCGGCtttgcctgggatggcagcacccACATGTTCAACTGGCACCCAGTGCTCATGGTCACTGGCATGGTAGTACTTTATGGAGCTG CATCGCTGGTGTACCGTCTGCCGCAGTCCTGGGTGGGGCCCAAGCTGCCCTGGAAATTCCTCCACGCAGGCCTACACCTGATGGCCTTCATCTTCACCGTTGTGGGGCTGGTCGCAGTCTTCGAGTTTCACAGCCATGAAAATATCGCCAACCTCTACTCTCTGCACAGCTGGCTGGGCATCACCACTGTCATCCTCTTCGCCTGCCAG TGGGTCCTGGGATTTGCCGtcttcctcctgccctgggcaTCCCTGTGGCTGCGCAGCCTCCTGAAACCCATCCACGTGTTCTTCGGAGCCTCCATCCTCACCCTGTCTGTTGCCTCTGTCATTTCCGGCATTAACGAGAAGCTTATCTTCAGCTT CCTCTGCTGCATGACGGGGAATGAAGTGGGAAGGGGCTTCAGGAGCACCTGGTGGTGCAGTCTGCACTCCTCTCAGAAGCGTTCCTACTCCTGGGCTCCCGGCTGA
- the CYB561A3 gene encoding lysosomal membrane ascorbate-dependent ferrireductase CYB561A3 isoform X4: MASGWFYLTCLVLGSLGSMSVLFTAYWMQYWRGGFAWDGSTHMFNWHPVLMVTGMVVLYGAASLVYRLPQSWVGPKLPWKFLHAGLHLMAFIFTVVGLVAVFEFHSHENIANLYSLHSWLGITTVILFACQWVLGFAVFLLPWASLWLRSLLKPIHVFFGASILTLSVASVISGINEKLIFSLKDPGKPYSSLPPEAVFANSTGLLVLAFGLLVLYILLASSWKRPEPGSLTDRQLLLQRESGSQPFPVTYVPVTVRQSLGPW; the protein is encoded by the exons ATGGCTTCAGGCTGGTTTTACCTGACCTGCCTcgtgctggggtccctgggctCCATGTCTGTTCTCTTCACCGCCTACTGGATGCAGTACTGGCGTGGCGGCtttgcctgggatggcagcacccACATGTTCAACTGGCACCCAGTGCTCATGGTCACTGGCATGGTAGTACTTTATGGAGCTG CATCGCTGGTGTACCGTCTGCCGCAGTCCTGGGTGGGGCCCAAGCTGCCCTGGAAATTCCTCCACGCAGGCCTACACCTGATGGCCTTCATCTTCACCGTTGTGGGGCTGGTCGCAGTCTTCGAGTTTCACAGCCATGAAAATATCGCCAACCTCTACTCTCTGCACAGCTGGCTGGGCATCACCACTGTCATCCTCTTCGCCTGCCAG TGGGTCCTGGGATTTGCCGtcttcctcctgccctgggcaTCCCTGTGGCTGCGCAGCCTCCTGAAACCCATCCACGTGTTCTTCGGAGCCTCCATCCTCACCCTGTCTGTTGCCTCTGTCATTTCCGGCATTAACGAGAAGCTTATCTTCAGCTT GAAAGATCCAGGCAAGCCGTACTCCAGCCTGCCCCCCGAGGCCGTCTTTGCCAATAGCACTGGGTTGCTGGTGCTGGCCTTCGGGCTGCTGGTACTCTATATCCTTTTGGCTTCATCTTGGAAGCGGCCAGAGCCAGGGAGCCTCACTGACAGACAG CTGCTGCTACAGCGGGAGTCTGGATCGCAGCCTTTTCCTGTGACTTACGTGCCTGTCACCGTCAGGCAGTCCCTCGGGCCCTGGTAA